The genomic segment TGGAGATGGATACCCTCTAGCCGCTCATCCCGAACAATTATATCGGATCAAAATGTATACGAGACACAAGACAATTTACCTATTTTTGTTCCATGTTCAACTGGCTGGATCAGCTCTCGCCCAATCATTGACAAGGGGCCAAATGGTAGAACTATTTTCAAACATGATGTTCAAAAAAAATTATCTCTATCGCAATCTCTTCCTGATGCTTTTCTGGTTCGTTCTGTGGTTTGCGGTATGGATCCAGGTGAGACAGGACATGGACGCAGGCAATGCCCTGCTGCATAGCTCCGCAGTGGTGATCTGTTCGATCTGCATTTCGCAGTTCCTGAGTGACAGTATCTTACCAAAGGCAATAAAAAAACAACAGATGAAAACCTTTGTCTTCAAAGCCATCATCTTTGTACTGCTATTGGCTTTACTAATCGGTATGGTAGATGCTCACTTTATCCTCCATACGCAACAGCTGTCTGGAGAAGAGCGGTCGACGCTCCTGTTTGTCCAGAGTTATAAAGCGATCCCCTCTTCCTTACTCATCAACGGTACAGCCTGCGGTATCCGCTTCTATCAGGAGCACGCCAATATACAACATGCGCACAATCAGCTGCAGCAGAATTTTTTGGAAAGTCAGATCAAATTGCTGCAGGATCAGGTCAATCCGCATTTTATGTTCAATGTGCTGAACCATATTCATATCCTGATGAAAAAGAATGTGGACATGGCAGACTATCTATTATT from the Sphingobacterium thalpophilum genome contains:
- a CDS encoding sensor histidine kinase yields the protein MMFKKNYLYRNLFLMLFWFVLWFAVWIQVRQDMDAGNALLHSSAVVICSICISQFLSDSILPKAIKKQQMKTFVFKAIIFVLLLALLIGMVDAHFILHTQQLSGEERSTLLFVQSYKAIPSSLLINGTACGIRFYQEHANIQHAHNQLQQNFLESQIKLLQDQVNPHFMFNVLNHIHILMKKNVDMADYLLLKFSDILRYQLYECNQSFVLLSRELQYLQNFISIEQMRWGDELEVSCRWSQSTEDLHITPLLLICFVENAFKHVDRLPEQKGKISLHCVEEDGHFHFRISNSYHEYPRQVSSGPSGIGLENVKRRLELQYENNYTLTIEKRDDTFCVELNIDLNC